The following proteins are encoded in a genomic region of Acidobacteriota bacterium:
- a CDS encoding ISL3 family transposase codes for MTETTLYERLLGIERPWQVCDVRLALEQGDVEVGVEFVGETLVCPACGAACPGYDRRRRTWRHLDTMQYRTLVWAEVPRVRCAEHGVQQVRVPWADARARFTALFEAMVIDWLAVASFEAVARQCRLSWDQVSGIQERAVRRGLSRRAVAASPVVGVDETSFQRRHEYVTVVNDLTASEPRVLYVADGRNRAAIDGYFEAVGEEGCALITMVAMDMWQAYIGSVQEHTEALIAFDKFHVAQHLGAAVDQVRRSENRELRQQGDDRLVKTRYLWLTRRGNMTRRQQREFTPLRTSTLRVARAWAIKESAMQLWNYRSRGWAERMWKRWYGWAIRSRLEPVKKVARMIKRHWDGVIDAVLTNVTNARSEATNAKIQWIKRLACGYRNRERFRNAIYFHLGGLDLYPDALAAHTKS; via the coding sequence GACCGAGACGACCCTCTACGAAAGGCTGCTGGGCATCGAGCGTCCGTGGCAGGTGTGCGACGTGCGACTGGCCCTCGAGCAAGGCGACGTTGAAGTGGGCGTGGAGTTCGTGGGCGAGACGCTGGTCTGCCCGGCCTGCGGTGCGGCGTGTCCGGGGTACGACCGGCGTCGGCGGACGTGGCGGCACCTGGACACGATGCAGTACCGGACGCTGGTGTGGGCCGAGGTGCCTCGGGTGCGCTGCGCCGAGCACGGGGTCCAACAAGTGCGGGTGCCGTGGGCGGATGCGCGGGCGCGTTTCACGGCACTGTTCGAGGCGATGGTGATCGACTGGCTGGCGGTAGCGAGCTTCGAGGCGGTGGCCCGGCAGTGCCGGTTGAGCTGGGACCAGGTGTCGGGGATCCAGGAACGGGCCGTGCGACGGGGGCTGTCGCGGCGCGCGGTGGCCGCGTCGCCGGTGGTCGGGGTTGACGAGACGTCGTTCCAGCGGCGGCACGAGTACGTGACCGTGGTCAATGACCTGACGGCGTCGGAGCCGCGCGTGCTGTATGTGGCCGACGGTCGGAACCGTGCGGCCATCGACGGGTACTTCGAGGCGGTGGGCGAGGAGGGCTGCGCGCTGATCACGATGGTGGCGATGGACATGTGGCAGGCCTACATCGGGTCGGTGCAGGAGCACACCGAGGCGCTGATCGCGTTCGACAAGTTCCACGTGGCGCAGCACCTGGGCGCGGCGGTCGACCAGGTCCGGCGGTCGGAGAACCGGGAGCTGCGGCAACAAGGGGACGACCGGCTGGTGAAGACGCGCTACCTGTGGTTGACGCGCCGCGGGAACATGACGCGGCGGCAACAACGTGAGTTCACACCGCTTCGGACGAGCACATTGCGGGTGGCCCGTGCGTGGGCGATCAAGGAATCGGCGATGCAGCTGTGGAACTACCGGTCGCGGGGCTGGGCCGAGCGGATGTGGAAACGCTGGTACGGATGGGCGATTCGCAGTCGGCTGGAGCCGGTGAAGAAGGTCGCCCGGATGATCAAGCGGCATTGGGACGGGGTGATCGACGCGGTCCTGACGAACGTCACCAACGCCCGCTCAGAGGCGACCAACGCGAAGATCCAGTGGATCAAGCGGCTGGCCTGCGGGTACCGCAACCGAGAGCGGTTCCGCAACGCCATCTACTTCCATCTGGGAGGACTCGACCTCTACCCAGACGCGCTGGCTGCCCACACGAAATCCTGA